A segment of the Candidatus Reconcilbacillus cellulovorans genome:
GAACCGCGATCGGCATCCTTGGAGCAAGGGCCGGATGGCCGTGGCTCGATCCGGCCGCCGCGGCCGTCGTCGGCATCATCATTCTCCGGATGGCGTGGAAAGTATTTTCCGCCTCGGCGATGGTGCTGACGGATGGCTTCGACGAACAACAACTCACCGTTTTTAAGGAAACCGCCGAAAAAACAGAAGGCGTCTTGTCCGTCCGGCAAATGCGCGCCCGCGCTTACGGCAGCCACGTTTGTCTGGAAATTACCGTGCTCGTCGACCCACGCCTGAATGTCGAACAAAGCCACGGCATCGCCGAACGGCTGGAAGAACGCCTGAAACGCAAACACCGCGTGCTCGACGTACACGTCCACGTCGAACCGGGACCTGCGCCCGAGCCGCAAGACGGATGAACGTCCCGGTAACGGCCGATTTCGACTCGGTCGCTTGCCGTCCATCGCCTGGGCCTGCTAACGTTCGCCGCGCTTGCGCCAGCTTCCGCCGGCGATCTCCGGCAAACCGCGGCTGTCGGTCCACACGTAGATCCAGCCTTCAACCGGCTTCCGCGCGTCGCGTACCCAAACGCGTTCGTAATCGTTTTCTTCCTCCGCGCCGAAAAACTGCTCCAGTTCGTCCAGCACGGGCAACGCTTCTTCCTTCAACTCGAGCCACACGCCCTCGACCGTCGGGCCGCTGGCATCGAGAACGCAGCCGGGATAGCCGCCGGCGTCGTACAACCGGCCGCGGACCTCGCCGGCAAACGAGCCGAGCACATACGGGGCTGCCAGCCCATAGTTCGCCTCGCCCGGAAGCAGCGTTCCGTACACAAAAAGCCGAACCATCCTTTCTCCTCCCTTTTTTCAAAAATATACCTAAACCCAAAATCAAATAGAAAGCCCGAAACTTTACGGCGCCGCTACGCCAATGCCGCGCTCCGCGAGCGCACGACGCACAGCGCGGACACCATCTGCAACAGCCGGGCCGTCGCCGTGAAAACAAATCGTGTCGACGCGTAAAACGATCTCCGCTCCTTCGGCCGTCCGCACGCGTCCCTCGGAGGCGAGTCGCACCGCCTGTTCAACGACGGCCCCGGTCTCGGTCAAAACGGCCTGCGGAACCCCGCGCGGCACCAACTTTCCGTCGCGGTCGTACGCCCGGTCGGCAAACGCCTCCGACGCCGCGCGCAGCCCGGCTTTTTCCGCCGCCTCGATCAGCCGGCTTCCCGCAAGGCCGTAAAGCACGAGCGACGCGTCGACGCGCCTCACCGCTTCCGCCACCGCCTCGGCCAGTTCGGGCCGCTCCGCCGCCATATGATAAAGCGCACCGTGCGGTTTGACGTGGCGCAGTCTGCCGCCTTCGCTTTCGACGAACGCGCGCAAAGCGCCGATCTGATAGACGACGATGTCGTACACTTCTTCCGCAGAAACGTCCATCCTGCGCCGGCCGAACCCGACGAGATCCGGCAGCCCGGGATGCGCCCCGACGGCGATGCCGAGTTCGAGACAGCGCCGCACCGTCCTGCGCATCGTCGTCGGGTCGCCGGCGTGAAATCCGCAGGCGACGTTGGCGGAACTGAAACAGACGAGCACCTCGTCGGAAATGTCGAGCCTGTAAACGCCGAAACTTTCGCCGAGGTCGCAGTTCAGATCGATTGTTTTCACATCGGTCTCCTCCCAATCGGGATCGGCTCGCATCCCTGGCGCCAGCGCAGGCGGACACCGGCTTCCAGTTCGCGAAGGGCGCGCTCTTCTTCGAACAGAGCTGTTTCGGCTTCTTCCGCCGTTACCGGCTCGAAGCGGACGACGTCTCCCGGTCTCAACTGCCCGACGACCGGCCAATCCGCGGAAATCACCTGGGCGATGCGCGGATACCCGCCCGTTGTCTGGCAATCCGCCGACAACAACACCGGCCGGCCGTTCGGGGGCACCTGGATCGTGCCGAACATCACCGCCGTCGACGCCATCTCGCGCGGTTCGGCCAGCCGCAGCACCGGCCCTTCCAGCCGGCAGCCCATCCGGTCGGAAGCCGGCGACACCCGAAACCGCTCTTGCACAAACGCCCGCAGCGACTCTTCGGTAAACCACTGCGCCTCCGGGCCCATCATCACACGCAAAACCGGCTCGTCGACCGGCCGCCAAAACGAGCTGTAAACCGTCGCGCTCCAAGGAACCGTCCACGCCGGCTCGGCCGAATTGCGAAACACAGCCGCAGCCGTCGAGGCGAACGCTTCCGCTTCCGCAGACGGCCTGCCGACCGGCAGCCGGTCGCCCGCCGCAAGCGGCCTGCCGCCGAAACCGCCGAACCGGCCGCGGACGTACGTGCCGAATCCGCCGAGCACCTTCGGCACCGCCAGGCCGCCGGCAACCGCCAAATACACCCTCGCCCCCGGACCGGCCGCTCCGGCGAACGACAACGCCGCCGACGGCGCC
Coding sequences within it:
- a CDS encoding gamma-glutamylcyclotransferase — translated: MVRLFVYGTLLPGEANYGLAAPYVLGSFAGEVRGRLYDAGGYPGCVLDASGPTVEGVWLELKEEALPVLDELEQFFGAEEENDYERVWVRDARKPVEGWIYVWTDSRGLPEIAGGSWRKRGER
- a CDS encoding lactam utilization protein LamB, with translation MKTIDLNCDLGESFGVYRLDISDEVLVCFSSANVACGFHAGDPTTMRRTVRRCLELGIAVGAHPGLPDLVGFGRRRMDVSAEEVYDIVVYQIGALRAFVESEGGRLRHVKPHGALYHMAAERPELAEAVAEAVRRVDASLVLYGLAGSRLIEAAEKAGLRAASEAFADRAYDRDGKLVPRGVPQAVLTETGAVVEQAVRLASEGRVRTAEGAEIVLRVDTICFHGDGPAVADGVRAVRRALAERGIGVAAP